tctacaaaataaattcaggctATTCAGTACTCCTTTTGATGTGGACGCCAATGCCATtcccgaaaaatttcaaatggacctTATTCAAGCGtgaatacatatattttgctctttttgtgattggtatgattgagattgcagcaacgtagcgtaatatactcaagtgagtgtgaattatagtattaatgaaaattccggcccgccaaagagttgtacactgtgactagcaaaaggttgcgGACCCCTGCTACAGACAAAGGCGCTGTCCAAGTGCTgtcgcatccaagtgattatgtgtcgcgtgattaaatgtcgcgtgattaagtatccaagtcgcgtgattaaatgtcctagtgattatgtgtcgcgtgattaaatgtcctagtgattatgtgtcgcgtgattaagtgtcctagtgattatgtgtcgcgtgattaagtgtcgcgtgattaagtgtcggtacaccgcAAAAAGTACACTTATTCAATATCTCGATGCCAATAGTTTGTACGGTTTTGCAATGATGCAAAGATTACcaacaaaagattttaaatggGTGACTGCAGAAGAATTATAAAACTGGAAAATGTATCCTAATATATTAGAACTAGATTTAGAGTTTGCTGAATCTTTACACAACTCATGCAATGAACATCCATTAGCACCTATTAACCATTTAAAAGGGAAtagaataaaaaagaaatacctaatttgtacaaaaaagcaaatattttattcattacaaagttgtaataaaaattgcGTCAGATATGGTTTGaataaaactgtaaaatttaattttaaattgaaactCACAAAGGAAGTACTTTCATAAagttaaagaaatatattgtttttaataatgaAAACAGAAAGGAAGCGAAAACGAAACAAATTCTTTAAACTTCTAAATGATTTAGTATTTCGAAAACgaattgagaatttttttcaaagagATTATAGTTAACTAGTTACTAGCAGTTAAAAGactgaatattttttaattattattatgaatAACTTTCTAAATGAAAATTTGGACCTTACACAATTTTTGATGCAAACTTAATTCTTGTACAAGTGAAAAAAGCTAAATTGGTTTTTAATAAACCAGCATATTTCGGAACGTGCATTTTACATCTTTCAAAAACACTTTTCTATGATTTTCATTACGATTACATAAACCAATATATggatcaaaaataaaaccgTTATTCACTGATACTGACTCTTTAACGTGTTAAAATTAAACGAATGATGTTTTTAATGACATTGGCTCCGACGTCAGAAAAAGACTTGATActaataattttgaaaaagatcgTTCATCTTGAAAAGACACAGGATTAAATAATAAGATTCCTGATTTAATTGAATATGAAGCTGTTGGTATAAGATAATTAGAGCATCTGTAGGCCTTAGTAAATTGATATGCTTATATTAGAATCAAAAGAACATAAACATGTAAAGGTTTGAAAAAGagtgttgttgaaaattaattGTCATTTGAAGattacaaaaattgtttgtttatcagTGTGAAACAGTTTCGTCAGATGAATATCATTCGTAGAGggaaacatgaaatttttacGAGTAAGTAAGGCAGAATGTTGCAAACTAAACTTGAACTCTAATTGTTTTTCGGGAAAAAATAGAATACGTTGGGCTGCATGATATAAAAATGGGTGTGAAAGTTTCATTTTGAGTCGTTTGGTTTTCAACCACCTGTTTAGATTATGCGATATTTACCAAGTCCAATTGACTACAACACAGAAATGATTCAAAAACCAaaccaaatatttttagtCGCCGATGTTTAAACATACTGAAACAACGAAGTGATGgtattaattttcaaaatatagtAAGCGAATTATTCCAAGGGttgtaacttttttaaaaaaatttaaaaaatctcaTGATTCAGTATATTGGTAGTTTTTGTTTCGtgaaaattgttgtaaataCCTTGCTTTCTGTTTCTATGTAAATTGGTGAAGAATAAATTCCTTTACTTTCTATTTTTACATGAAGATATAAATGGTGTAAAATCTCCCGCTACAAGGCGACGACTGCGCGCCTGGGAAATCCCACTGGGTTCTTTTGACGACCACGGTCGTGTTACACGTCCCTACACGCCCTATTCTACCTGCTATGCTGTGTGGATCACCGAGCCAAATGACTTCAGCAGTATGTATAAGATGTGAAAAGGCgagcaaaaacaaacacacaAGACAGGCCAAAGACGTTACAAACGCGTAAACAGAGGCACAAAAAAGGGGGAATGGAAGGCAAGGTTTCAAACTGTGGCTATACTTCAGCCATGGCAAATCCAACATGAGCGCATTAACAAACACAAAGCATAATAGGTGCTAATCAGCCTGCCTTTAAGGGGTGTTTGCTCAACATACATATGAGAtagtaaaatattattaaGCGGGTGAGTAAATTGACGGCTAAAATTTTACAATCTCCTGCCTAATTGATTACAATAATCAATTGAGcacaataattttatttcttgtcgAAGAGTCGAAGCCGTGTGGCATCAGACCAGTGTTGATTCCATGTCGGCTTGAACTGCGATGACGGTGACAACAACTATTCCGAGGGCTTTGGCGACAACGACACTCCTGCCATGGAAAACTCAGATCCTCAGGTGCCGAAAACTTGCAAACTTGAAACCGACAATCTGACTCACTGGAGCATtgtaacacaaaacaattaacGTAATGCCTGAACACCTGAAGTATTCAGGGTATTATTAAAGTACCTGAATAATACACTGAAGTAGGAATTAATGTATGAAGACAAAACCTGTCATTGGGAACACAAGAAAACGCAGAACTCAAATGCCGTGACGCAGGAATTGTCACCGTCCAAGTTATGACACAGAACTGCGTCTGCAGTAAGGGAGATTAACTGAGTAAACAAACATACGTAGGTTCTTCGACGGAGGAGATAAAGGGAACCAAGAACTTTGCAGTGTAAGAATAACACTGATGATAACGTCAGTAGCACAAGAAATAAGAGGCCCACAGCTCAGCAGTACTGAGCTCAAGCTCAAGCAATTATCCGCAACGAGAACCACATTGTTGCCACGAAAGTTCTCCTCTCGATAGTGCTATTTCTGGCGTGATGTCATAGTTTGCAAGTAttctctagactctagagtttAGACTAGAGTACTAGACTATCGCTTCCAGAAGTGGTCCGCCTAGTATTCATGGCGCCATCGCTTTCATGGGTTGCGATCGCCGCTTCCGGTTAAAGTGGGTGGTGGGTTCGCGTTTGCACTTATTTGTAATAAATGGTTCAGTGTGAGTGGTGTTAGGCCGTCGGCGTCAAAAGTGATGGGGTAAATGGTCGTGCGTCCACAATAAaggcaaaaatattaaatacgtTTTTCCTAAGCTGATGTTACCTACTGATTGGTAACATACGACATAGGACAACGCGCACGTAAATTCATGCTATAGTTATGCGACATAAAAGGAACACACTGTCACTATCACAAAAGTGCATCACTGCAGCATattatttgaatattttgttctAGTATTACATCGCTTTTACTAtataaatattgtgtttgGATAAATTATTGATTTTGATTCACTGCCACCACTAAATTATAGATGTTTCATTAATTAGTGCATTGAGTAAGTTATAATCACGCTTAATGCATTTTGAATGTATTCTTAAGGTTGCATTGTTGGTGTGTTTTTTTGTGATTAACCTGCAAATATTTCTCGCCAATTATTTTTATCTGTtgcgttttttttttccttGTGGCTATTGATACTTCACTTTTTTTGTGTTCGTATTATCTTAAATGAGTTGCATTACTCCCTCTCCTATGGCAATTGCGGCTTTCTGTGCGTGTTAATTCTCCCTGTGTTTGGTGTTCATAGCAATTGCATTTGGATTTATTCCACATTTGGGTGAGTGACCGAACGGacgtgtttttgtttttggcaCGCCCTTGCTTTATGTTGTCTTAAGCTGTGCCTCTCGTATagagttttatttatttctctGTCTCTGTTTTTATGACGGTTGATCGACGCAATTAAACCAAATACCAAAATTTCGGCCTAGCGGTCAAGCCGTTCCTCAGGAGTGGTCTTGGAAGTTTAAGGtgacaaaaattaaacatcaCAGTTATATGTTATATTAATTATGTGTAACCCACACATCACACAATCATataccaaaactttgattTGAACTAAAGTTAATGTATTCTTTAGTTACTAACAACTTCTATCTTtacgtatttttttcattcttaTGTTTTGAGGTAGATgatttcttattttattttcatatactgtatttttatCTCACCGGATCACTTACTCCCATTATGTACCTAGAAAGCAATTCTTACGCTAAGCAACTTTTAACTTACgctttatatttattattaaccCACCTTTTTTCCTTTATTAATGACAAACCTAAAGCACTACCGTTATTAGGCTAAATGCAGTACGATTATTTTGCCTTGTTTGTCATATACATCAGGATGCAAGCTATCATCTTGTATAAGTCAGAATCTGTTAATTTGTGACTCTGCCGATAGCCTCGATTTACAAATATGGGTCCGCTAAACTTACATACAATAATATGCAAGAAGAAAATATATGGAGGCAAACTGCGATTCAAACCTATTACTCAGACTTACTACATTGACTTTCTCTGACAAAGCTTGTTCGTAACGCGTTCGGTAGGAAGTGACATCAATTTCAAGACCATCTGAAGTACCTTCTAGAGCTGACGCACCCTTGTACGACCAAACGCATGGCTCCAGTCTAACACAAATAGGTTAGTACCCCGTTCTTCATTAACTACGATCAGCTTCAACTTTTGAGGGATTTCTCCGCCAAGCTTTACAATGTTTACATCAACGAAACACTGACTGACCTTTGATTTTTAGCTTTCTTCCACTGTTTATAATACTTTATGTTGTTTGTATATGTATGTAATCAAGACATTATAATATCACTAAGTCAACTAGCCTATGCATATAGGCTACCTACTCAGCTACCCACAGTTCCTTCACGTTTGCACTAATGCAATAGAATGTTGATAAATAGGCTATGTAACCATGTATAAAACGGGGAAGCTAAAAATGACGGTTATGGTATTGACGGTAAACAGTTTTTCcattaaaaatacataatttaTTAAGATAAGAATGTAGTCTAGAAATTATCAAGTTTCTCTTGTAGATTGATCAAGTTTAAAAACGAATGCATGAATTTTTTCTTCAACTGGTTTATTACCagtttaataaattgtatATTCCTACTTTGCTGGTTTATTTTTGAGCATTTTGATTTCTGTTTTATGGGATGGCGAAGTTCATTGTTTTATGTTGGTTTAAAGCCAAGGGCTTTAGTTTTTCCTTTAGAACTCCTTGAATATTGACTATATTCTTTTACTTACCTACATCCTAACAGCTCACACCTCTCATATATGTAAATCTATTGTTTAAAGTCAAGCATTAAGATACTGACTAATTTGCTCTTCCATTTCAGACCGAGACCAACAACTACGCAAATTACACCGGGAATTTGCAAAGCTCGGCTACCAAAACGATCTCATAGAAGAACAAATCGAAAAAACCAAAAAGAAACCACGCCATAAGCTCCTAGAATACGGACGTAAGCCGCTAGAGTCGTATAGGACTTAACTGGTAATGACATTTTCTCCACAACTGACACCCATAAAGCGTATAGCTAAAGACCTACAAGGCATTCTCAACGCTGATCTTACACTCAACGCTATCTTTCCGAACCAACCTCTAATTAGTCTAATAGCTTACCGACAACCTCCCAACGTCAAGAAATTTCCTTACGTCGAGCAAATTACCCAAGACATCTGAATAAGTGGGAACCTTCCCCTGCCAACACACCAGATGTCAACTGTGTCCGTACATCCAAATAACTGATCGAGTAGTCGGCCCAAATAGATTTCTGCATCTCATCAGTGGAACATTTTAATGCAACAGCACTAACATCATCTATGCCATCTGCTGTCAACGCTGCCCCAAGGCAGTTTACGTGGGAGAAACAGGATAGACCTTGAGGAAACGACTTACGGGTCATAGAAATGATATCCGTTATGAACTATAACCATAAACCAGTAGCTGAACATTTCAACTCACCGGGCCAAGTGATGAGCAAAGGTGCTAAAACTGCCTCTGTTCCCGTGTGTCAATGTTGTAGCAAGTGGTTAATCATATATCACTTATTTTTAGAATGTCAGTAAAAAACTTGAAGTGATTATTACATAAAGACGAATCAGTGTcatggaaacaaaaaaagaatcGGAGTCGAAGGTTTTTGTTATGGACTCCACAGCCCTGTCATTGATACTTGATGGATACATGTAAAAAGATGACTGCACAATTatttccaccgggttcaattTATAAGATCATACTTCTCACTCTTGTCCAGTTGTTTCTAAGTTGTGCAATGCACAATTCGACTTTTCTAGTAAGACGAAGTGCAAATCATCATATAGATAGACTGTCATTTTGATTTGAGCTTTCTCACGACCCGATAGTGATCTTTCCGCTACCCGGAACTAGGTCACATCCCAGTAGTTGGAAATCACTGATGCCGTTTGTAGAAATAGCCACACTTTCTCGGGGATTTTTACTCACTGCTCAAGCCTCAGATAACAAGCTTGTATGAGGCAATGTCTCACCGACgtgtttatttgattttctaAATAGAAAATTTTTGGACCAAACACTTGGTCTTACTGCCTGAATTCACGGCCTTTGCTAGAATAACTCAACTGGATCAAGTAAAATTAATGCCTTAGCCATGTGCAATAAAACTATTTTCGTAGTTTATCAAGTAGACGAAGGTAATACATAACCCAAGGCCAAATAATTAGTTTGATTGTGATTTATTACCTGTGGTATCAACAGCTAACGAAATTGGTAAATATCTAAAAAGCATTATGCAATACAAACcaaatatcataaaaatttgcaattacaatgtttttattttatttcccCTTCAAAGTTTATTGTTCCCAGTATGATGGTGGGTAGTCTGGTTATAAGACTGTACCATACAAAGAATTTTATACGAGACTGTCAATTAGAGAATCTCTTATCTTACTTTGCACGGTACCTTGATTTTGGTGGTCACCTAGTTTGAATACACTTTCAATGACTGAAAGTTCAGTACTTGTGGTGTCCAAACCACAAAATGCACACCAGTCATTAACAACCATGCCACCACCAATGACTTCACTTCCACGATTAACTGTTCCAGCTACTAATGGCACTTGCAGCAAAGATGAAAGTTCATCTTGAGCTTCTACACTTGTTTTTGGGTGTACTAATCCACCTTGATTACTGAAACAACAGTAGCTTCCAACAAGCACCTGATCAGTCACAGTTTGTCTAAAAACTTCAACTTTTAACACATCAGCTAAAATTTCTTCTGTCTCCCTGTCCAAGTCCGGATGAACTAATGCAACATAATCGTTGCATGAAACAACATTTCCCAATGCAGAAAGCCTTTCCTCTACCCTTtgaattttaatttcatcaGGCAGACAATTCCTGATATGTTGTAATTCTTGATCAGTTGTCGAATAAGGCATAATGAGGCCATTACGGTTTCCAACACACATACGACCAATAATCCGACACCCGGCTATAGAGGCATGAACAACTGGTATAGTGTCAGCCAATTCAGCttcaaaagtgctgtaaaagtTTTCTGAGCCTCCAACAGCTACAAGACAGTAAGCATTAGTCAGTTTTGAAAAGACACCTATGTCattgttgttttcaaattgcacaCGCACTGCCATTATTTAGGAACCTTACAAACTGCAAGACAATGTTAAATATATTCAAATACACCAAACTGTGAAAGAGAGTATGGTGTCCAAGACTAAATACTAGTTCTAGTTGGTGGTTAGACGAAAATGTAATtctttcaagttgttcaaacttgttgtttgttgttcaaCTTGTTGTTGTTATCACATACCGCTCAGTCAATCCAAAGTTGAAATTGCAGAAATCTTGcaaaatagtttaaaaaaaacgtTACACCAATTAGAATGCAGTATGGCTGGTGTTGCTATTGAGTTTGAGAATTACCCTGGCATTTAGCACACTTAAAAGTTGCTAGTCGCATGGAGAAAGTAGATAAAAATTAGAACAAAAATAGCTAAAAACATGCATGTTTTGCTAAAATGCTTTTGTTGTAATTTCAttacacaataaaacaaacaactgaaGTTTATTTACTGCTTAAGGGCCCTTTACAGTAGTAGCCTAAAACTGCATTGCAGTAAACATATCAAAAGGCTGGAAAGCACAAGCTAGCTGAGCAGCAACATTTTACTACTACTTTGTGAGCTAGTAAGCTAAAGTTACCAGTGCTGCTTTAGCTAAGTTTTACTAGTAGTAGAATCAGCTTAAATGATCACACGCTTTGTATGACCATTTTGGTATGGTCCCGAACTTAGCCATACAAAATTCTCTGTTTACTATGACCAATTTTCAGATATTATGACCACTTTTTCATGCTTTTTTATCAATATTTGGGGTCAATTATACAATTTGACAGTGGCAATTGTGTCACGTGTGTTATCAATTCATTTACTGATGTTCACTTTGATGTTGCTGTTTAATGttgatgaaataaataatggatttgatgttttttcattttgtgccTAACTGTATTGATCCTGGTGCGGCAAAACGGTGCAGTAGCAGTTTCGGTTATTGTGACCATTCAGATATTACAGTCGACTAtggttaattgcattctggataatcACATAATCCGTTTTATCGCTTAAAGCGCGCAAATCCCAAACCATAGTCAATTCTTTGTGAAGAtaatacttcggtttatcgcatagcggtttattgcataatccgcttaattgaataaaaatgaaggtgaTTTTTTCGAttattattcaaaagtttttaaaaggtaaaattgaaaacaaaacgcATTGGGAGCGGACACACAATGTGAAAGCTTTGTGCTTTGTACTGCGCTTTGTTACGGAACAATCAACCAGACAATGCCGATTAAAAGCATTAACATGTGGCTGTACGTTACGCATAACGCAGACACTAACAGTtgcactgttttagtttcattttagCATTGCAGTACAGTACAGTTTGCAAGACACCGTGAATTCAAAATGACTGAAGCAGGAACAAGCAAGCGGAAAGATTTATCGTTATCTGACAAAATTCTTGACAATAAAACATGTCAAAATGCATTTGCCAAAAAGTTAGGGATCTCGCAATCACAAGTGTCACGAATTTTAAAATCATAAGAAAAACTTTTGTCTACACACCGTAGCAATATAAACCCATTGTGTAAAAGGACAAGAAAGAGTATTTTCATATAACATTTTTCTTGATTTAACAATGAATGTTAAAGTGTTTTGCGAGTTTGAACGAATGGACAATCGCATTAGACAATAAATGTTAAAGTGCTTTTCGTGTTGACTTTTTTACATGTGGCCAGCTTTGCGCTTCAAGTAAGACAATAAATGGACTTTGCACTTTCGCATAAAAAGGTCAGGCAAATTGACAATGCAATTAATCAGATTCGACTGTATGACCAAAATGAACTGCCCAAGATGGTCATAATAAGCAGAGCACACTGCATGAAATTCCACCTAACCAAACTATTTTGTATTGCAACCATTTAATATGTACAGTAAAACATAACTTTGCGCTCCTATTTGACAATCATTGAAAATTATACAATAACACTATTGCTTTGAAATctattttatagttttgtcTTAGGGCAGAAATGGTTTTTAAATAGGGTATTTAACTGGACAGAATAAAATTCTTTAATTTAAATTGGAATTCTGCTAAAActacaataattaattaaacgaGGTTGTGTGCTTTAATAAACCCTTTCCAAGTTAATgtttgggtggcaagatttttttgatcacctatacttaacaatggaaaatgttgacccactttgattttttgtaaattacaagcgttctGGACATCGGATTGTATTGATTTCGCTCTGGTAcgtagcatatgaattcctctaggcaagaaagaaaaatttttgaaaatatgttaccTAGTTTTTACTTTACAATGGCTTGAATCCTATTCACTGAACTTGTTCGGTATGACACCTGGATACGTGGTCAAGGAAGCATGCAACGTtaattgcataagaaattgcGTGTTATCTGTGGTGCGTTTACATAGGATAATTTGTTTGGCatgtcaagcaaagtttaaaataatcagcTAAAAGTAAATGCAAACTGAACTGTTACATCCAATCACGCCGCAGACAACACGCAAACTCTAACGCATTTCATGTCACATCCAATGCTAACCACATAACGTGACTTCCTATCGAACAAATCCAGTGCGTGGAATTCAAAGTGTTGTAATTTAAGAACAaggcaaaaaattttcaaatttctatttcacaggaaaaaatattgttttctaagctatttttaccatttcttgttaacctaattaaagttttataaCTCAGTAACCTAAACTGAATCTAACTCCAGCagtccaataaaaccttaaatagctgaAATCAACATTCtacatacccattctcctaacctaaccatcTATCTTAACAACAGGCGGTGTCCAGGATGGAAAGTTTTGACCTGCGCGGGGGATTGCACAATTGTGTGATTTTACCTGCAATCTGAGCAATTTCTGAGCTTTTCTCCGAAAATTCGCGgtcttttttgtaaaaatttgtaattccTATTTCTTACTGTGATCTTACGAAGCATAAGTTATGGAACAGTGTTACAAACACAATTCTTCTACCTCCCTCCACTTTTTCACAACGCCATTGTGCTATGTCCTGACTGCTGAGGCTAGAAAACTGTACAATCCACTGTACCATGGTACCATGCCACAAAAATTAATGCTTGTATTATACGATGTCGATAGCTATAGCAAACTGGAACAGAAAAGAAATATAACAATAATTGTTATTAAGAGTTTATGGTACGACTTCAcatttagcgaaaagtttttCAGAATTTTTGTCATAAACATTCTTGCCCAAGCTCTAGGTCTAGGATGTCTCCGCAGTTGTATTTTTACATACCAAACTCATGGTAATAAACTgataaattttagaaatattgTATAGCGTGGTATCACGcatgttatttttcgtcagaAGGACTCTGGGGAAGAAAAATAGAACCAGTTGCTACTAGCAAATGaaaatgaacaggaaaaagtgacaaagccgataAGGCTTATAGCGTGTTCAAAAATTATCAAGGTAATAAtcgctggtaacaactagcacggccactaaacccataaCATAATAGTAAGCAAAGAATAGCGAACAGTCGAGGTTTCCAACGTTTTGGTGCGGTAACTTAACATGTTCGCCATGTGTTTTTACAGTATGTTCATTAGCAAAACTACAAGCAACTGcaaagcatgtttattttTGGTCGTACTTTCTATCTATGctttaatacaaaaattttgcgaACGCGTAAAATTCCAGTACAGATTTAAACAAATAGATTAAATCATCTGCTTTGTCAAATTTGTGTTCAGCGTAGGCCTATTTGtatgaataaaatttt
Above is a window of Clavelina lepadiformis chromosome 8, kaClaLepa1.1, whole genome shotgun sequence DNA encoding:
- the LOC143469507 gene encoding eukaryotic translation initiation factor 6-like — protein: MAVRVQFENNNDIGVFSKLTNAYCLVAVGGSENFYSTFEAELADTIPVVHASIAGCRIIGRMCVGNRNGLIMPYSTTDQELQHIRNCLPDEIKIQRVEERLSALGNVVSCNDYVALVHPDLDRETEEILADVLKVEVFRQTVTDQVLVGSYCCFSNQGGLVHPKTSVEAQDELSSLLQVPLVAGTVNRGSEVIGGGMVVNDWCAFCGLDTTSTELSVIESVFKLGDHQNQGTVQSKIRDSLIDSLV